Genomic segment of Cataglyphis hispanica isolate Lineage 1 chromosome 23, ULB_Chis1_1.0, whole genome shotgun sequence:
aaaaaaagatatatatttaaagataattaaaaataattttttgttatattttagaaaaatttatatatagaattttatatataaaatattaaataattgtatatatatatatatatatatatatatatatatatatatacgcgtgcAAAAAGAGtatcaaactttattttagctGTCTTGTACCCCATCGTTCTCGACTAACGGCTCATTTTTCTTCAGAGCCTTGAAAGTATCATCCAGGACTGCCGACGATAGCTCGTGTATGTGGTTGTCTTCATCCCGAAAGCAACCTTCACGCGTCCCGTGAGGACGTGACCGCGAGATAAAGATTTGTGGCTCTTTAACGAGCgattaaaacaatatgtttataaaagtaaCGCATGTATCAACATCGTGCAACGTTGTATGCCTCTTATAGTCTTATACAGTTACGTGAGCGTAATAACGCGCTGCGTGTTGTGCAAGTGGAATCTTTCTCAGACGTTTGCGTAATGTTTGAGCCTTGCCGTTACCACTAGCACCATGTCGAGTCTTCCGCGTTGGCTCGTAATGAGCTCGACGCCTAAGTTATATTAGAATAGTCACTCCCCGACGCGGAAGTATGCCTACTCGAAGCTGtccttctccttcttcccTCGTTTGTATTCAAAagccaattaaatttttcggaAGGAAAGCACAAACGTGGGCGCCTAAGTGGGaacgaataaaagaaaattttttttcctctttttttttcttcttggaCACTCTCACGCGCCCAAATATTACGCAAATATACTGGGTGATATCCTCTCAAGCGCGCGACCTCCTTCTGTACTTGGAAAGTAAACTGCTGATTGTCAAGACTGATTGACGAGAGAATCGAAACCATCGCCATCAATGGTACTGCGACGAATCTCGGACACGCGCGTTGGATACGGTCGTGttgaaatgttaatatttacgacaataaatatatgcgtattccttccttcctttttcGCAAAcaaatttgtgttaaatatcaCAGATCTAGtagattatttcaattttactaCTCTCtttcatacatatgtatttttgcatatttattttgtacttCCTGTATCTTGtctctttcattttaaatatttattatatggaaaaagttgatattatttaagataatttatgtaatagaaaaaaagagagtagTAAAACGATTAGAAGAGTATTACATATTTAgtacatatttatgattagtacatatttatgaaaatttcaattaagttTGTAAGTGTGCatgttatatttgattattaacaCATATCgtctacaaatttttttaaattttaatcatttttaaataaatcagcaAATCAGAAAGTTTCCGAGTTATAAATATAGTCTTAAAATATAGTCTTAAAATTCAGAAGGacattaagattatttttaattaaataattcttgagGTTGTCtctgttaattaaattcgccggaagtgataaaaattagtaatttgtatataattataacatatacaattaAGCATTTTAGAATTAGAAATTCTTACAAATTCTAATTGTGCAAATTGTGTGATTGTGGGTGTTCTCATTTACAAACTAattaaacgaaaataattaaaaagataatttgttCGTTCTTtaagtttctaaaatattaaaaacttaaacatttgaaatctattttacaagaaactaaaaaacaagaaacaattttttaatatttttaaaatattcaatctaaaaaacaaattataatatttgcttatcaatataagaatatattactgCATACCAGTtccaaataaaaagttttaacaattttatttaaataatttctagacATCAGTAGTATCCAGCATTCATAgttttcatacatatttaactATGATAGTGTATATCacaaatgaattttttgagtctttttaaaatatattgcgcaatatgttattttttcttcgcaCATAAAGATAATTGTCGTTAGCaagtaaatagaattttattttattttatatttactatattgcATTAAGTACAGAGATTTACGTAGAACTGTTAATTTTAActtgtgtaaatttttaaaaataaaataaaaaaattataaatatgttaaagaattattataatggcTTTTCAGAGATATGgtgaatacatacatataaaattcgcTTAGCTGAATTTAGTCAAGTggaaaaaaacaaagttttttaaagtaattaacaCCAACTAGTTTTTTGCGAAAAAGTGTGCATCGGAATCGTGATTTGCATTAATACTTTATACGACATTAACATATCGGATTaccataaatcaaatttttttgttcaaattcaaattaataaaaattaaaatgataaaatcatatataataacatcaattttttaagaactctttttaatatgtacacttttaaatatctgtataaaatgactcagattttttattaaaataaaatgttattaaaattaaaagaacaaaattttgaaattgatcaaatttcaaaaatattttttatacaattttcgaCGGATTAAAgccaatatattattcttaattttatatattatttttaatttgatatttaatgtctACAATTTTGAATAACGGCGACAacgctaaaatattatatcaaaagtcATTTCATATATTGCCGATATTATTCAAcgtaaacatatatacatgagaAAAGATTGAATTTTCTCTCATCCCGGATCCCCCAAGTCCAATAGCTGTAACCGGTCGGAGAAAGTAAAGAACCGTATCCGGCGAAATTATCCGCGCCCGAGCTCTTTCAATTCCAGATGTGATATAATCAGTTGTGCGTTTAGATCTGACAAGGCATATGGATGCTGCAGCAGAATTCTGATACCTCTTGTAGAAAATTCTacgtatattacataaatttgaagacgaataaaaatgtacgagatattatttattacatgtgtaaaaataatttataaaaaatatatataatttatctaacaggataaaaataaacttttaaaatttttagtctGACATACATATCAGTTTTCGCGATTCTAACGCGTAGTTTTTTGCGAAAAACCAgtcgttaattaaatacacCATGTTTATTCACTTGACTAAATAGTGCGATAGTGACCATGATGTTATTGATgctattcaaatattatataatataataaatttcatattcaatGTATGTTTGTATTCAACATATCTGAAAagtcattataataaatttttaacatatccttcacacacacacacacacacacactctctctctctctttctctctctctataagaTGATCTttgtacaaagaaaaaataacatacaatACGCCTGAATACGCGATACACATTAAAAAAGACTCAAAAACTATTGCttgactattatatatatatatatatatatatatatatatatatatatatatatgctcacATATTTcaacgtatttatatttttcatttatacaagatatttagtataaaaaaaagaaaaaggtttTTAATTTCTAGCATCTCTCCTAGTTCACTCCTTTTAAACGCTCCTGCGTGTTTTTCCGTCTGTTTGAGCTTTCTTTTTCGTTTCATCATTACATCTATGCGACTTGACTGTTGTTAAAGACGGTTACCTGTTCAGAATTTTATTCCATAGGAAGGATCGTTCGAAGTTCACGATCGACTTTCACCAGACCGCGCTTCTGGTATGCGTAACGATTCGCATTACGGATTGCCTACTTTTGattcgtttattataattattaaatgttgcaTCAATTAACATctcttttattacttatacctaaggataatagaaaaaaagtaacgGTATCATTACGTAACAGTATAGCAGGTActataacttatataattcAGATTTCGATAAATTGTGGAGAtagtttttatgttaattatcataaaacgaAAGTGAAACATGCTTAAGTAAAAGCAAAAAGTAAAAGCAGAAATAGTCGTTTTGAAACATATACATGAAGCAACgacatttgaataattttctacttttacCATAAAGTATTTGTTTGCCAATGTGTTTCgagttaattatcattaattaattacatatttagtgtattagatatttatataatttgtgtattttttttaaactttttttgtatttcctTTGATTTCTCACACTTTATATAATcacaaattatcaaaaattaaaatcttttaacaatttatatgataaaaatatttaataattatacacaattaacaattatattaaacgtaCAGCGAGTAAATGACAAACTTCGCACAAAAAGTTTAATGTGctgatatgaaatatttagtcTTACTCCAAACATTGCACAATCCGTAACTGCTATGTCATGATTATGGTTctcttacaaaataaaatggtcTGTGACTTAGAACGAGCATAAAAGATTTGCAAATTACTTTTCTCTTCGTTGTTCTTCTGAAGTTAAGCATGATCAtggtataatttttctcatttttaagcAAAGCTATATGATAATGATTTCTCTCACACATGCACATTTAACTCATTATCtatcattaaatcattatacTGCGCATGTTGATATACatgttttttacatttcttgtttatagacatttatataacattaacaGTTTTatagacatttatataatattaacacttataaaattaatttcaagaaaaaaattcagttgttttctcgtaaaaaaaaaaatctaaaaaatccaGAAAAAATGCCtaatgatatttcaaatagtgattcgtagaaaaatttatcctCTTTTAACAAGGATACAAGACAATCTGAAAGACGAAATAAATACTAAATTCTTTTTCCTATCTTTTgtgaattaaagttttttattctaataaaatttttttaaggcgAAAGATATTCTACTGATCGCCACAAAAAGAACATCTCGCTTCGGTTATGCATTATTCACGCAAGGAATGAATGTGGATGGTATCACGAAAATAAGAAACTGAAAGCtattgaaaagagagagagaggaagaaagagaattgaCTGGACGAGAGATTAATGGTACGAGTACAATGATTTTTCTCTCCTACTCTAAAAGTAGAAATCTATCTTCGTGCGCGGAACTTTTTGTTTACTAAAACGCAACAAAGAACGACGCCCTTTTGCGTTCCACGTACATAtcgtgcattaattttttaggtgTAACAAGCATCCATTTCTCGTACATCCATCAGTTCGTTTATCGAATACTAATTACGAATAAGCTTACGTATTATAGTTGCATTAACAACTGTTGTAATTAACTTAACCGACTTTATGCGCGCTTGCGTGGGTATTGAAAAGAGCTCTTAAAAAAGCTACTCAGCAAATATCGCTCCGACGAGGAGAcagaatatgtacatatgGCGTAAATGTATTGTCGTTTGACGAGAATATGAGGCATGAATCTTGTTCAAACGTTACGTCCTTGGTAGGATTCGCTTTAAAGAATGATGTCCTTCATGGAGAGgatatatttgctttttttctttcggtgtaatatttaaaaaacgccATATTCTACTAACGAAACGTTCTCCGCACAAAGAAGTATGTtggtatttttaattctctgtGGTATTGACACCTatgcaatatttgtttttctttaaccAACGAAGTATGCATTCGAAGAATGACATATCGATAGCTTGTTGCATAAGAGTTATACAGCGAAACAATAAGATTTCCATTTATTAACGCCTTTCGAAAAATTAAGTTCGTAGTAAAGCATGTTAATCAAGAATTTTGAAATGACAGACAGatttctgataaataaatatttctgtatgCCAATATTATCAGAAGAGTTCCAAAGATATATtcgaaattcattaaaaaaattcggcgtattctaaaatatatgtatatatatttttttactcaaaaTATTCACTTTTTGCGGACAATAAATGGAACATAAGATATCtaaacattgtaataaattcttcaataaatagaaaaaaaaatatcttttgcgtatatatacgtatgtgtaataatattccATCGAGATgacactaatttttttaaatgattttgttATGCGGACGATGCGTAGTATACATATGGATCGCGTATATAAGGCAAGATAAAATGAACAGatgtttgttttaaaaataggaCGGGAATATAATACTACATTTAATGGGTtaataattacgaaatataataattacatttaataagtttaatgaatttaatgagTTTTATGGGttcaatgtaataaattaaatataggatgggtataatataataattggcaaaaaatatgtattgcaaaCTTTGTGATGCTAGACCGAATATCTGCGATATCAAAATAACTGTCTGACAATGAGtgtcataaattaaaacaatatgcaaaataggacacatatatatatctgtgaaTAATGCTCaaaggatatttttatctctttttttttatttattaaaaagttatctcagaaatttaaaaaaaaactaaaagaaagtataaatataaaaaaaaaatatatattatatatatatatatatatatatatttattttttttttaaattgattagaaATATACATCTTTTACGCATACTCTCGGAACATGCAATCTTGCATCACGAATAAatcatatctatttttaacatatgtaATATCTCACGATCAAGGCAAATctcattttcaagaaaaaaatttaatgaggtaaaaaaaaaaatatccttcaAGCATATATGACAAAACGATAATATTGCGATATTGATTTTTGCCCAACACGTATCTATCCATTACATGAACGATGGTAGGATTTgcgaattttcttttgttcacGTACAAGTGATAATAAGCGAAGCAAAACTCGACGCGACGCCAATAAGCTAATCAATCGGGTAAAAAGCGAAAGGCTTGCAAAAAAAGGCAATCATCTTTTAAATTCGACACGACGCGGCTCGTAACGCGCCAGGTTGCGAATACGAATTAGATACAATCAGTGCGGTGAAGAAACGCGGCTTTCGTCGTTGCAGGTGCAAGCCCGGACCAGCGATGGTGGAGGTGCTTTTGGATCGTATCGATGGTCAGGAGGTTGCCATTGTCGACTCAAACTGCATACCAGGATCACCGACAAAATGCTCACCGAGAACGGAGAACTCCTCGGCGATCAACGAGAAACTATCGCCGATTCAGGAGTTCTACTACGGTCAAAGCATCTTTCTTACTGGTGGTACTGGTTTCATGGGCAAGCTACTGATCGAGAAGCTTCTCAGAACGTGTTCTGGAGTAGCTTCAATTTACTTGCTGGTACGTCCAAAGAAGGGCAAAGACGTACATCAACGCACCGAAGAGATTTTTGATGACCCGGTAAGTCTTTGAAATTGCAGGAAGATCCTGCCTTgaactttatttaatcattgagCTTcgttttctctaaatttttaatgaaaagattgatattacgatttttatattttaatattgaagtaaataataataactagaTGCAACAAATTACACGAAACTTTAGTATCTTTATACTGTTATACTGTTTGACACATACGTCTATAATACGTGCATATAATTGTCTACAATACGTGCATCACACGTCAGCAATTAGCACTCAACATTGACGTCAACGTTCCATTAGTTTCTTtcagagattattttttttaaacaaaattacaatttttttatattaattttatttatctaattatattttgctttttataaaatttttatatccccatgtaaaaaaattaaaaaattttaacacttAGTTTTATATAGTACTATCTTgagaacattaatattaacaagacAATGAACATTGTTCTCAATTTAactaatcaataattaattattatttcaacttCCATAGCTATTTACAAAACTTAGAGATGAACAACCAAAGTTCCGACATCAAATCGTCGCTATAGCGGGAGATTGCAGTCAACCGAACCTGGGAATGTCCTCCCAAGATCGGGCCACCATCATTCGGGAGGTTTCAATCGTTTTTCACGTCGCAGCTACGCTCAGATTCGATGAGAAATTAAAACTAGCGGTACCCGTTAATGTCAGAAGTACGAGAGATGTTCTGAATCTTTGCAAGGAGATCTCGAATCTGAAGGTATTTCAGtgtacacaaataaaaaaaaaaaaaaataaataaaacgctaAAATCGCGCGACAATTATCTATGCATAAAACATGTGGCTCGTTTGTTATTTGCTCAACCGGATAAATTTtctgtgaaaaattatgatgtcTCTGCACGCTTGAttcatacaaatttaaataacatagtCAAAGATTATCATTAGTCGGGTTTCTTGACATACTAAACGTACAATTACTCATGTTCGTGTGTTTAACTTAGCGGcgccatttattattttatgcaatttccTCAGTCTTTTGTGCACGTGTCGACTGCGTACGCAAACTGTCCACAAAAAGTGATCGAGGAGAAGTTTTACGACTCGCCAATGGACTCTGACAAACTAATTGCGCTTATGGAATGTGTGGAAGACAAGTTGGCTGAAGACATCACTCCGCAGTACGTGGACTCTTctctatttaaattcttagcactcataaaaaagagagaacatGCGAAAAGAAAAACTGATTTCTCACTATTTACAGATTATTAGGAAAATGGCCAAACACCTATACCTATACGAAGGCAGTTGGTGAGAATGTGATTAGGAAACAAGCTGGTGACTTGCCAGTCGGCATCTTTCGTCCAGCCATTGGTTAGCATAAATCACCATTTATTCATAATGACACATTCAAAACTAtcagaatattttgataaacagtaaaaatcaaaatttgataaaaattttttaaaaatctcgaAATCTTATAAGAAACatgaatttcattattatattatttaaataataaaaataattaaaagatatattattaattataattaatttcagaaataatattcgagatctttttatttctagtaATATCAACGTACAAAGAACCGTTACGGGGTTGGATCGACAACCTGTACGGACCGACAGGAGTTGCTGCTGGTGCTGGAACTGGATTGCTGCGATCAATCCATTGCAATGGCTCGGTTCACGCAAATGTGGTACCTGCCGATTTAACTGTTAACGCTTTAATCGCGTGCGCGTGGGATATAGCAAACATACGAAGGtactatcttttttctctcttcttttcttctgcCATTCACCAATCTATTTAATTGCTGTTGATActagatttttctttcatatgtgTAATtgtttaatgtaatgtaaattcCAGTATATGCAAAGCCAGatccataaaaattttataaggtATTTGTAAATATGATATCATCATATAACGTTGCACCATCGTTTCAGATCGAATAACAAATCGCATTCTGACATTCCGATTTATAATTACGTGTCTAAGGATAATCCGATAACTTATGATGAACTGAAAATACTGTCATCGAAATATGGTCTCGAAACTCCTTCGACCAAGGCAATCTGGTATTACAGCTTCAGAAACAATAAACACAGGATAGTTCATCTATTCTTTGTATACTTTTGTCATTTGCTCCCGGCTTTGTTGGTCGACACTGTGACTGTCTGTACTGGAAGACAACCGAGGTAATATAATCGGagacttatataaaaaaaaaataaataaaaaaatgcaaattctatttaatattataaaagagttaaatttaatattaatattaagaaaaaatttaatattaaaaaagttaatatttttaaaaatgcattgaGATATTaacatatgatttttaaaaacaaaatactattttttaataaatattaataatactaaatttaaaaaattaataataatatatatatatatatatatatatatatatatatatatacatgtttaaactatatatactatatatatatttcaataatttaaaataatttaaggcAATTTAGAgtgattatatagaaaaataaattgtttttcttgttacacttttatattattaattttatatttatgcaattcaCTGCTTAATACACATTGTATGTTGCAGGTTacttaaagtttataaaaagatacataaatttatggatgtattaaactatttttccACGCAAGAATGGAAATTTACTAATGATCGATTACACGCACTGTTGATAAAACTCACGCCCAAAGATCGCGAAAATTTCTTCTGCGATATACGTGATCTCGATTGGAATGTTTACTTCGAAACGTATATTAGTGGAATAAGGATATATCTCATTAAGGATCCCTTGGATACCTTACCACAGGCACGCCTCAAATGGCAAAAGtacgaaatttatatattcttagcGTTACTTTCTGGCatttcaaaaacaataaaaaaaatttaattcttgttaGTTTTAATGTTTTGGACACGaaattatatgcatgtatgtttATCtctctgaatatatatatgtaatatttgattaaattttttttttctttattattttattatatcttaaatatttagatttttcaacattttgaatttataaaaatttaatcgcaaattatattctaaatagaaaatattattatataaaaggtatcttatatttaactttaccATCTAGTTATGAAAACatcaaattgattaaataattcatattgcaGATTATATTGGAGCCATCAAGTGCTGAAACTCATACTGACCTATGTTGCTCTCAAGTTATCCTGGATGGTCATATCTattcttttcaactttttcaaaatgtgacaaataaaagtaaataaggGGAATTCTGAAATTTAGGATGTATGGcctaaaaatgcaaaaatgaatGATAGAAAGTGGCatcttgtttttaattaaaaaagaagcgtCACAAAGAAGTGTCACAAAGAAGTGTCACAAAGAAGCGTCACAAAGAAGCGTCACAAAGAAGCGTCACAAATAAGCGTGCATTTCAGAAAAActcgagaagaaaaaattaaaaaattaacggaAAATTATAGCATTGTAATTTTCTATGTACAGAACATttacgtaatataaatataatgtaccaGATGTGATAgaagcagaaaaaaatttgaatatcaaCAGTTTGATCATATTATTCTAGCTTTGGAGATCTCcgcaaataaattgtaagtatAGAACTATatgttattctatttttccaaaatagaTTTGTAGATGTTATATCAAAAAGAAGAGTTTAACAACTCTGTGCCTTATAACGCTTTATTGTACTATATTATAAGCAAATTTAGTGGGATTGATAAGATATTCGTTATATATCGTAGCGGCGATTGTGTTTGACTCTGatttaaagaaagaacaatattattaaaaaaaatataaatatatatatatatatatatatatatatatatatatatatatatcaatatcaaaataattaacaaacttaattttaatttatatattttaataaaagtatctaAAATAATCGAGAGCATAAATaggtaatataaattgttgtcctgtttaatttaaattttattttaatgttttaaacattttaacgttttaaaattagtttaagATTGTCACAAAATGTTTTgctattctattaaaattgaatttattattaacttgattattattaacttgatATTGATcgtaataattagaaataaaaaataatttttacttttgataaaaaaattattagaataatttaaatcaaagacAAAACTGACTCAGAAAATAAACGAGTTCTTAATTTGCGCAATCTGATTAAGCGTACAATCACGCTCACCTGTCATTTTTCATACTTATTTCATGAATCAACATTTAACGCATGCCTGATatttagataaagaaaaaaatatttaacgaataCAAGTTTTTGTCCGTTAAAAAACgcacttataatttatatttaatataatcgttTTTATACTTGAGTTGGATGTTAagtatacatacaaaatacGAGCGAACCAAAGGGCTCTCTTAAACATTAAGAGAAAGCGTATTTTGTTCACACAATTATACGGGATAGATATGATGTATATTACATGTACGATAACACGATAACATATGCCATATATATACGTAGTTGTTTATTAGACAATGTACGAGTATATggtaatgcataataaaaatatcaaaatataataattatttaaataacatacgCTCTCTCGCAAATGTATCggagagaattaaaatttaaaaaatgacgtGACTATTTtggttcttttatttatattacatttgattcaattttatcaataaaacaaTGATTATAAAGTTCAatccataattatataattgatattgaagTGACAGCACAAGTATCTCCAACATTTCTATCATCttctacattattaaaataaaaaaaatattgatacatcTTGCATTAATAcgtctatttattttcaaaattaaacaattatatcattttaaaagataGCAAAAGATAATGTGGCCCATGAGGGGATCGAACCCGCGACCTTCGCGTTATTAGCACGACGCTCTAACCAACTGAGCTAATGGGCCGCACATCAAACTAcctcacaatattttttttcactagttcatgatcttttaaaaaattataaatgtataagaatagaatatataaaatatatatatttcgcgggttatatttgatttatcattgctatttatttatgtttaataaataatctaaaaagaaagttacaaaataaatacagtaatcgttctttgtttttcttattttttctaaacatat
This window contains:
- the LOC126858006 gene encoding fatty acyl-CoA reductase wat-like, producing MVEVLLDRIDGQEVAIVDSNCIPGSPTKCSPRTENSSAINEKLSPIQEFYYGQSIFLTGGTGFMGKLLIEKLLRTCSGVASIYLLVRPKKGKDVHQRTEEIFDDPLFTKLRDEQPKFRHQIVAIAGDCSQPNLGMSSQDRATIIREVSIVFHVAATLRFDEKLKLAVPVNVRSTRDVLNLCKEISNLKSFVHVSTAYANCPQKVIEEKFYDSPMDSDKLIALMECVEDKLAEDITPQLLGKWPNTYTYTKAVGENVIRKQAGDLPVGIFRPAIVISTYKEPLRGWIDNLYGPTGVAAGAGTGLLRSIHCNGSVHANVVPADLTVNALIACAWDIANIRRSNNKSHSDIPIYNYVSKDNPITYDELKILSSKYGLETPSTKAIWYYSFRNNKHRIVHLFFVYFCHLLPALLVDTVTVCTGRQPRLLKVYKKIHKFMDVLNYFSTQEWKFTNDRLHALLIKLTPKDRENFFCDIRDLDWNVYFETYISGIRIYLIKDPLDTLPQARLKWQKLYWSHQVLKLILTYVALKLSWMVISILFNFFKM